Proteins co-encoded in one Mastacembelus armatus chromosome 24, fMasArm1.2, whole genome shotgun sequence genomic window:
- the LOC113137506 gene encoding proto-oncogene c-Fos-like, protein MHPDSSTEFDSSSSCSTASPGGDTPGCSLHPPDSLSSSVDSAKDIGTSAVDSFVPSVTVISTSPDLRWMVQPTVITSVSPSSSRAKTKAHGSTHSSSTAGANKAKSSNRKGQREQPSKEEEEKRRIRRERNKIAAAKCRNRRRELIDTLQAETDTLEEEKSALQTEIADLLEEKERLEQVLASHKPSCKLPADDDDQEENDDDISTVLQDPLASPQLLSILENGKTPESNTTIGEAASGQEMDSVPCIPAAAILGNSNIFLCSSAEEEALEDLKGDDLDDLVPSLEMAVTSEMPASVPDIDLNGPFCLSDWETLYKSVANDLESLSTPDMSSSPTCSNYRTVFSFNYSEIDSLAEGCESLKGSLSASELMKDSLNSPTLLAL, encoded by the exons ATGCATCCAGATTCCAGCACTGAGTTCGACTCATCGTCCAGCTGTAGCACAGCATCGCCTGGCGGGGACACCCCTGGGTGCAGCCTGCATCCTCCTGACTCGCTTTCATCATCAGTGGACAGCGCCAAG gATATTGGGACCAGTGCAGTAGACTCTTTTGTTCCGAGTGTAACTGTAATTTCAACCTCACCGGATCTGAGGTGGATGGTACAGCCGACAGTCATCACGTCTGTCTCTCCGTCGTCCAGCCGTGCCAAGACCAAAGCTCACGGCTCGACCCACTCGTCTTCCACTGCAGGTGCAAACAAGGCGAAGTCCTCCAACAGGAAAGGGCAGAGAGAGCAG CCTTccaaagaagaggaggaaaagaggaggatccgaagggaaagaaacaaaattgCTGCAGCAAAGTGTCGCAACAGACGGAGAGAGCTCATAGACACTCTCCAAGCT GAAACTGACACACTTGAAGAAGAGAAGTCTGCCCTCCAGACGGAGATAGCCGACctgctggaggagaaggagagactGGAGCAGGTCTTAGCATCCCACAAACCATCCTGCAAACTCcctgcagatgatgatgatcaagaagaaaatgatgatgatattaGCACAGTGCTGCAGGATCCACTGGCTTCCCCACAGCTGCTGTCTATCTTAGAGAATGGAAAAACCCCAGAGAGCAACACAACAATTGGAGAAGCAGCTAGTGGTCAAGAAATGGACAGTGTCCCTTGCATTCCTGCTGCAGCCATTTTGGGGAACTCCAACATCTTTCTGTGTTCCAGTGCAGAAGAAGAGGCTCTGGAGGACTTAAAAGGTGATGACCTGGATGATTTGGTGCCCAGCCTAGAGATGGCAGTGACTTCTGAGATGCCTGCATCCGTCCCTGACATAGACTTGAACGggcctttctgtctctcagacTGGGAAACCCTGTACAAGTCTGTGGCGAATGACCTTGAATCGTTGAGCACACCAGACATGTCTTCCAGTCCTACTTGTAGCAATTACCGCACCGTGTTTTCCTTTAATTACTCTGAAATTGATTCTTTAGCTGAGGGCTGTGAAAGCCTTAAAGGCAGCCTCAGTGCATCTGAGTTAATGAAAGATAGTCTTAACTCTCCAACACTTCTGGCTTTGTGA
- the LOC113137505 gene encoding proto-oncogene c-Fos-like, with protein MMFTGFNADCDSSSRCSTASPSGDNLGYYPSPAGSYSSMGSPQSQDFTDLTASSASFIPTVTAISTSPDLQWMVQPLISSVAPSHRPHPYSPSPTYSRPAMRSAASKAHNSTKRGKVEQITPEEEEKRRIRRERNKQAAAKCRNRRRELTDTLQAETDQLEDEKSSLQNDIANLLKEKERLEFILAAHQPICKIPSDLETEFPMTSISPAHSCLSTEVPSQTRTTIPEASTITSSQPTFTSTSNSIFSSSSSILSTATVSSSTVKMTDLEASVLEESLDLLTKTEMETARSVPEVDLSSSIYTTQDWEPLHTSANNNDFEPLCTPVVTCTPAGTSYTSSFMFTFPEAETFPTCGIAHRRGSSSNEQSSDSLSSPTLLAL; from the exons ATGATGTTCACCGGTTTCAACGCGGATTGTGATTCTTCCTCCCGCTGCAGCACTGCTTCCCCGTCCGGGGACAATCTGGGATACTACCCGTCACCAGCGGGCTCTTACTCCAGCATGGGATCTCCCCAGTCTCAG GATTTCACTGACCTGACAGCATCAAGTGcctccttcatccccactgtcaCGGCCATTTCAACAAGCCCAGATCTGCAGTGGATGGTCCAGCCTTTGATCTCCTCAGTGGCCCCTTCTCACAGACCTCACCCTTACAGCCCCAGCCCCACCTACTCCAGACCAGCCATGAGGTCTGCAGCATCCAAGGCTCACAACTCTACTAAAAGGGGCAAAGTCGAGCAG ATAACacctgaggaggaagagaaaagaagaattCGCAGAGAGAGAAATAAGCAAGCAGCAGCAAAATGCCGCAACAGGAGGCGAGagctcacagacacactgcaaGCT GAAACTGATCAGCTGGAGGATGAGAAGTCCAGCCTGCAGAATGACATTGCCAATCTTctgaaggagaaggaaaggCTTGAGTTTATTCTGGCTGCCCACCAACCCATCTGTAAAATCCCCTCAGATTTGGAGACAGAATTCCCCATGACGTCCATCTCCCCTGCACACTCCTGCCTCTCCACTGAGGTGCCCTCCCAGACGCGGACCACCATTCCAGAGGCATCCACTATCACTTCTAGCCAGCCAACCTTCACCTCAACCTCCAACTCGATCTTCTCCAGCAGCAGTTCCATCCTTTCCACTGCCACCGTTTCCAGCAGCACGGTCAAGATGACAGACCTGGAAGCCTCTGTCCTGGAGGAGTCACTGGATCTgctgacaaagacagagatggagacagcCCGGTCAGTGCCAGAGGTCGACCTGTCCAGCTCCATCTACACAACTCAGGACTGGGAGCCTCTTCACACCTCAGCCAACAACAATGACTTTGAGCCCCTGTGCACACCTGTGGTGACCTGCACCCCTGCCGGCACATCCTACACATCTTCATTTATGTTTACCTTCCCAGAAGCAGAGACCTTCCCCACTTGTGGCATCGCCCACAGGAGAGGAAGCAGCAGCAATGAGCAGTCCTCTGATTCCCTCAGTTCACCAACTCTGCTGGCCCTTTAA